A region from the Paludicola sp. MB14-C6 genome encodes:
- the dinB gene encoding DNA polymerase IV: protein MDNIILHCDLNNFFASVELLNHPEFKTYPVAVCGNSEERHGIILAKNEVAKKFGVKTAEVIWQAKQKCPDLILLSPNMDKYISYSKQVRRIYENYTDLIEPFGIDECWLDVTGSTLLFGNGFEIATKIKEHVKSETGLTISVGVSFNKIFAKLGSDMKKPDAITEISKSNYQSLVWPLPVSELLGVGKATCSLFHKYGINTIGDLAKSELTFIQSALGKNGEALWYYANGICNSKVEHKDATSIPKSIGNSITCSEDLSNCEEVWKVMYCLTENVAKRLRKNHLLAGSVQISVKDTNLFTREFQAPLPFSTRHPKDISELGIHLFQKNYHWTEKVRAIGIRAIHLVPDDEYMQYSFSYDYNKISELEALEEKVCFLRDKYGNSAIQRASLLGAQKEPKEQKYDESSLPNKIK from the coding sequence ATGGACAACATCATTTTACATTGCGATTTAAATAATTTTTTCGCTTCCGTCGAGCTTTTAAATCATCCTGAATTCAAAACATATCCAGTTGCAGTTTGTGGAAATTCAGAAGAACGTCATGGAATTATACTTGCCAAAAATGAAGTTGCGAAAAAATTTGGTGTGAAAACTGCGGAAGTAATTTGGCAAGCGAAACAAAAATGTCCTGATTTAATTTTACTTTCACCAAATATGGATAAATATATTTCATATTCAAAACAAGTACGCAGGATATATGAAAACTATACAGACTTAATCGAGCCTTTCGGAATTGACGAATGTTGGCTGGATGTTACAGGAAGTACCCTTTTATTCGGTAATGGATTTGAGATTGCAACTAAAATTAAAGAACACGTTAAGTCTGAAACAGGTCTTACTATTTCAGTTGGAGTCAGTTTTAACAAAATATTTGCAAAACTAGGTAGTGATATGAAAAAGCCCGATGCCATCACTGAAATTTCAAAATCCAATTACCAAAGCTTAGTTTGGCCACTACCTGTTTCTGAACTATTGGGTGTTGGAAAAGCCACATGTTCGCTTTTTCATAAATACGGAATCAACACGATTGGCGATTTAGCAAAATCTGAATTAACGTTTATTCAAAGTGCATTAGGAAAAAACGGTGAAGCGTTATGGTATTATGCAAACGGCATTTGCAACTCAAAAGTAGAGCATAAAGACGCTACTTCTATTCCAAAGTCAATCGGAAATTCCATTACTTGTTCAGAAGACTTATCAAACTGTGAAGAGGTTTGGAAAGTAATGTATTGTCTTACCGAAAATGTTGCAAAGAGATTAAGAAAAAATCATTTATTAGCAGGTAGTGTACAAATATCCGTTAAAGACACAAATTTGTTTACAAGAGAATTCCAAGCACCACTTCCGTTTTCTACTCGTCATCCAAAGGATATATCAGAATTAGGTATTCACTTATTTCAAAAAAATTATCATTGGACAGAAAAAGTACGAGCAATTGGAATTCGTGCAATACATTTAGTACCTGATGACGAATACATGCAATATAGCTTTTCTTATGACTATAACAAAATATCCGAATTGGAAGCCCTTGAAGAGAAAGTATGCTTTTTACGGGATAAGTACGGCAATTCTGCTATTCAAAGGGCTAGCCTTTTAGGGGCACAAAAAGAGCCAAAAGAACAAAAATATGATGAATCATCATTACCCAATAAGATAAAATAG
- the ruvC gene encoding crossover junction endodeoxyribonuclease RuvC has translation MKIIGIDPGYAIVGFGVISYNNMSFTTLDYGAIITEANTPFNKRLLHIYNEFSELLKLHKPDAVSIEKLFFTNNQKTGIDVAQARGIILLACEQNNIPCYEYTPLQVKQAVVGYGKAEKAQVMDMTKRLLKLTKVPKPDDTADALAIAICHAHVAPSQLNKQLNERLLGNKW, from the coding sequence ATGAAAATTATCGGAATAGATCCCGGCTATGCAATAGTTGGGTTTGGAGTTATCAGTTATAATAATATGAGTTTTACTACATTAGATTATGGAGCAATTATAACGGAAGCTAATACCCCGTTTAATAAACGCTTACTCCATATTTATAACGAGTTTTCAGAGCTATTAAAATTACATAAACCTGATGCAGTATCAATTGAAAAATTGTTTTTTACAAATAACCAAAAAACCGGAATTGATGTAGCACAAGCAAGAGGAATTATACTTCTAGCTTGCGAACAAAATAATATTCCCTGCTATGAATATACACCGTTACAAGTAAAACAAGCGGTTGTAGGATATGGTAAAGCAGAAAAAGCACAAGTAATGGATATGACAAAAAGGCTTTTAAAATTAACTAAAGTTCCAAAGCCAGATGATACAGCAGATGCATTAGCAATTGCAATTTGTCATGCTCATGTTGCACCATCTCAATTAAATAAGCAACTGAATGAACGATTATTAGGAAATAAGTGGTGA
- the ruvA gene encoding Holliday junction branch migration protein RuvA has protein sequence MIYSVSGKLIHIEPSYIVIECNGIGYSIRTSMTTVAKLPQMGEKATVFTYLHVREDALELFGFYDLSELNTFKMLISISGVGPKAAISILSDLTPERFALCVATGDAKSLTKAQGIGLKTAQRIVLELKDKVAKEQIASGVVGETVLDVTNKTGNASEAISALVVLGYAQSDATQVITKLDSSMSVEDMIKNGLKALAGKL, from the coding sequence ATGATTTATAGTGTTTCGGGAAAACTAATACACATAGAACCAAGCTATATTGTAATAGAATGTAATGGAATTGGATATTCTATCAGAACTTCAATGACTACTGTTGCAAAATTACCGCAAATGGGTGAAAAAGCAACTGTATTTACCTATCTTCATGTTCGTGAAGATGCATTAGAATTATTTGGATTTTATGACTTAAGCGAACTAAATACGTTCAAAATGTTAATTTCGATATCAGGTGTTGGACCTAAAGCTGCAATTTCAATTTTATCAGATTTAACTCCAGAGAGATTCGCATTATGCGTTGCAACCGGAGATGCAAAGTCTTTAACAAAAGCACAAGGCATTGGTCTTAAAACTGCACAGCGTATTGTATTGGAACTAAAAGATAAAGTTGCAAAAGAGCAAATTGCGAGCGGGGTTGTTGGAGAAACAGTATTAGATGTAACCAATAAAACGGGTAATGCTTCTGAAGCAATCAGTGCATTAGTGGTTTTAGGCTATGCGCAATCAGATGCAACGCAAGTTATAACGAAATTAGACAGCAGTATGTCTGTAGAAGACATGATTAAAAATGGATTAAAAGCATTGGCTGGTAAATTATAA
- the ruvB gene encoding Holliday junction branch migration DNA helicase RuvB, protein MFDQNNDLDLESRLITPDFASEDVDVEFSLRPKTLNEYIGQDKAKENLSIYIEAAKTRNEALDHVLLYGPPGLGKTTLSGIIANEMNVNLRITSGPAIEKPGDLAALLTNLSPNDVLFIDEIHRLSRAVEEVLYPAMEDYALDIIIGKGPSARSIRIDLPKFTLIGATTRAGQLTSPLRDRFGVMLRLELYTDEQLAEIILRSANILDIPCVKDGALELAKRSRGTPRIANRLLKRVRDFAQVLGDGTISKEMVNIALNKLEIDELGLDTIDRRMLSMIINHYNGGPVGLETLAAALGEESVTLEDVYEPYLMQLGFLSRTPRGRCATIKAYEHLGITKDETQLSFK, encoded by the coding sequence ATGTTTGACCAAAATAACGATTTAGATCTAGAAAGCCGCTTAATAACTCCTGATTTTGCTTCAGAAGATGTTGATGTTGAATTTTCTTTACGACCAAAGACCTTAAATGAATATATTGGGCAAGATAAAGCAAAAGAAAACTTGTCTATTTATATTGAGGCTGCAAAAACTCGGAATGAAGCGTTGGACCATGTTTTATTATATGGACCACCGGGCTTGGGTAAAACAACACTATCAGGAATTATCGCAAATGAAATGAATGTAAATTTGCGAATAACTTCTGGCCCAGCAATTGAAAAGCCGGGTGATTTAGCAGCTTTGTTAACCAATTTAAGTCCCAATGATGTTTTGTTCATTGACGAAATTCATCGTTTGTCACGTGCAGTCGAAGAAGTGCTGTATCCTGCTATGGAAGATTATGCACTTGATATTATTATAGGAAAAGGTCCGTCAGCACGTTCAATACGAATTGATTTACCGAAGTTTACTTTAATTGGGGCAACTACTCGAGCAGGACAACTTACATCACCTTTACGTGACCGTTTTGGTGTAATGCTGCGATTAGAATTATATACGGATGAACAACTCGCAGAGATTATTTTGCGAAGCGCAAACATTCTAGATATTCCATGTGTAAAAGATGGTGCGTTGGAATTAGCAAAGCGTTCAAGAGGCACGCCTCGTATTGCAAATAGATTATTAAAACGTGTTCGAGATTTTGCACAAGTCTTAGGCGATGGAACAATTTCAAAAGAAATGGTGAATATTGCGTTAAACAAACTTGAAATTGATGAATTAGGCTTAGATACGATTGATAGACGTATGTTATCTATGATTATTAATCATTATAATGGTGGCCCGGTTGGATTAGAAACCTTGGCTGCGGCATTAGGTGAAGAATCAGTAACCTTAGAAGATGTTTATGAACCATATTTAATGCAGTTAGGTTTTTTAAGCAGAACTCCAAGAGGAAGATGTGCAACCATAAAAGCATATGAACATTTAGGAATTACAAAAGATGAAACACAGCTTTCATTTAAATAA
- the glmM gene encoding phosphoglucosamine mutase, with the protein MGRLFGTDGARGIANTELTCELAMQIGRAAAVVLTKHTSLKPKIIIARDTRISSEMLEAALTAGICSVGADVELLGVIPTPAVAYLVPKYGADAGIMISASHNPVEYNGIKLFSKTGYKLSDDLEEEIEALILDTPEKINLKQGIELGRVYRRNSAVSDYIELIKRSIDIDLSGINVAVDCANGSASATADQLFRELGATAHIIHANPNGMNINEKCGSTNLEALIYYMKVHGCEIGVAFDGDADRCLAVDENGNRVDGDQLIAIFAKYLKQQDKLNKNTAVVTVMSNFGMRQFGKENEIDIVATSVGDRYVLEEMLRSGYNLGGEDSGHIIFKDFAQTGDGQLSAVQLLSIYKKSGRKMSDLASTMKKSPQVSKNIPATPEDKAMFMKDDIVVEVIAQVERELGEEGRVLVRASGTEPVIRVMIEGNEFKVINEYCERICNVIKERLA; encoded by the coding sequence ATGGGTAGATTATTTGGAACAGATGGAGCAAGAGGAATTGCCAATACAGAACTAACATGTGAGCTTGCAATGCAAATTGGTCGTGCAGCAGCAGTTGTATTAACAAAGCATACAAGCTTAAAACCAAAAATTATTATCGCAAGAGATACTCGTATTTCTTCAGAAATGTTAGAAGCAGCATTAACTGCCGGTATTTGTTCTGTTGGAGCAGATGTTGAATTGTTAGGCGTTATACCTACACCAGCAGTTGCATATTTAGTACCTAAATACGGTGCAGATGCAGGTATTATGATTTCTGCTTCACATAATCCAGTTGAGTATAATGGTATTAAATTATTCAGCAAAACCGGATATAAACTATCTGATGATTTGGAAGAAGAAATTGAAGCTTTAATTTTAGACACACCTGAGAAGATAAATTTAAAACAAGGAATTGAACTTGGACGTGTATACAGAAGAAATTCTGCTGTGTCTGATTATATTGAGTTAATCAAACGTAGTATTGATATTGATTTAAGTGGAATTAACGTAGCTGTTGACTGTGCTAATGGTAGTGCAAGCGCAACTGCAGATCAATTATTCCGTGAACTTGGTGCAACTGCTCATATTATTCATGCAAATCCAAATGGAATGAATATTAACGAAAAATGTGGTTCCACTAACTTAGAAGCATTAATTTATTATATGAAAGTACATGGTTGTGAAATCGGTGTTGCTTTCGATGGCGATGCTGACAGATGTTTAGCAGTTGATGAAAATGGTAATCGTGTTGATGGTGACCAGTTAATCGCTATTTTTGCAAAATATCTAAAACAACAAGATAAATTAAACAAAAATACTGCTGTTGTAACTGTTATGTCAAACTTTGGTATGCGCCAATTTGGAAAAGAAAACGAGATTGATATAGTTGCTACTTCAGTAGGCGATCGCTACGTTTTAGAAGAAATGCTTCGTTCCGGATACAACCTTGGTGGTGAGGATTCAGGTCACATTATTTTTAAAGATTTTGCACAAACCGGTGATGGCCAATTGTCAGCTGTTCAATTATTAAGCATTTACAAAAAATCAGGAAGAAAAATGTCTGATTTAGCTAGCACAATGAAAAAATCACCACAAGTTTCTAAAAATATTCCGGCTACTCCTGAAGATAAAGCGATGTTCATGAAAGATGATATCGTAGTTGAAGTAATTGCTCAAGTAGAAAGAGAACTTGGCGAAGAGGGACGTGTACTTGTTCGTGCTTCCGGAACAGAACCGGTTATTCGTGTTATGATAGAAGGCAACGAATTTAAAGTAATAAACGAGTATTGTGAAAGAATTTGTAACGTTATTAAGGAGAGATTAGCATAA
- a CDS encoding class I SAM-dependent methyltransferase: protein MRVVSGFNDYEIIDTSNGEKLERWGETILIRPDPQIIWNTDTKNPLWNQSSARYHRSNKGGGEWEFYKKVKDSWVIRYKNLSFRIKPTGFKHTGLFPEQAVNWDYFQDKITKANREIKVLNLFAYTGGATIACAAAGASVCHVDASKGMVAWAKENAQLSNLSDKPIRWIVDDCEKFVAREIKRGNRYDAVIMDPPSYGRGPGGEVWQLEEHIYNMVELCSKVLSDDPLFFVLNSYTTGLSPSVMEYLLGVTVGNKYKGKISCDEIGLKVSETGYNLPCGSTAIWEKE from the coding sequence ATGAGAGTTGTATCTGGTTTTAATGATTATGAGATAATTGATACAAGTAACGGTGAAAAGTTAGAGCGTTGGGGCGAAACAATTCTAATTCGCCCCGACCCACAAATAATCTGGAATACAGATACAAAAAATCCGCTTTGGAATCAATCCTCTGCTCGCTATCATCGCTCAAATAAAGGCGGCGGTGAATGGGAATTTTATAAGAAAGTTAAAGATAGCTGGGTTATTCGTTATAAAAATCTTTCTTTTCGTATAAAACCAACTGGATTTAAACATACTGGACTTTTTCCTGAACAAGCAGTAAATTGGGATTACTTTCAAGATAAAATAACGAAAGCGAATCGTGAAATTAAAGTATTGAATTTATTCGCATATACGGGTGGAGCTACAATTGCTTGTGCTGCTGCGGGAGCTTCAGTTTGTCATGTAGATGCTTCAAAAGGAATGGTAGCTTGGGCTAAAGAGAACGCACAGCTATCCAATTTAAGCGATAAGCCAATTCGGTGGATCGTTGATGATTGTGAGAAGTTTGTAGCACGAGAAATTAAACGTGGAAATCGGTACGATGCTGTTATTATGGATCCACCTTCTTATGGAAGAGGACCGGGAGGCGAAGTTTGGCAATTAGAAGAGCATATTTATAATATGGTAGAATTATGTTCCAAAGTGCTTTCCGATGATCCACTTTTCTTTGTATTAAACTCTTATACTACAGGTCTATCTCCATCCGTAATGGAGTACTTACTTGGTGTAACAGTTGGAAATAAATATAAAGGCAAAATTAGTTGTGACGAAATAGGTTTAAAGGTTTCAGAGACTGGATACAATCTCCCATGTGGCTCAACTGCTATTTGGGAAAAGGAATGA
- a CDS encoding energy-coupling factor transporter ATPase: MSELIKSEHLFFEYASQEEGGQPVPVLHDINISVNSGEFVAVLGHNGSGKSTFAKHINAILQPTSGVIYVDGINTVNDELIFDIRQQVGMVFQNPDNQIVATVVEEDVAFALENLGVEPNEIRTRVDNALKQVDMYEFREHAPHQLSGGQKQRVAIAGIIAMRPKCIVLDEPTAMLDPRGRREVLKTIKELNEKYKTTVVFITHFMDEAVQAHRIIVIDNGKVLLDDTPEFVFSHVSLLKEVGLDVPQVTELAYELKKYGVNLSDSTLHVDDCVNQLVEILGD; the protein is encoded by the coding sequence ATGAGCGAGTTAATTAAATCAGAGCATTTATTTTTTGAATATGCAAGTCAAGAAGAAGGTGGACAACCTGTACCTGTTTTGCATGATATTAATATATCAGTTAATTCGGGCGAATTTGTTGCTGTATTAGGACATAATGGTTCAGGAAAATCTACTTTTGCTAAGCATATCAATGCTATTTTACAACCTACCAGTGGAGTTATCTATGTAGATGGGATTAACACCGTAAATGATGAATTGATATTTGATATCCGACAACAAGTTGGAATGGTGTTTCAAAATCCGGATAACCAAATTGTTGCAACTGTAGTAGAAGAAGATGTAGCATTTGCTTTAGAAAATCTAGGTGTTGAGCCCAATGAAATTCGAACAAGAGTAGATAATGCATTAAAACAAGTGGATATGTATGAATTCCGAGAACATGCTCCTCATCAGCTTTCCGGTGGGCAAAAACAAAGAGTTGCGATTGCCGGTATTATTGCAATGCGTCCAAAATGTATTGTTTTGGACGAACCGACGGCTATGCTAGATCCAAGAGGTAGGCGTGAAGTTTTAAAAACAATTAAAGAACTAAATGAAAAATATAAAACAACCGTTGTTTTCATTACACATTTTATGGATGAAGCGGTACAAGCCCATCGTATTATTGTAATCGATAATGGAAAAGTATTATTAGACGATACGCCTGAATTTGTTTTTTCTCATGTAAGTTTGTTAAAAGAGGTTGGGCTTGATGTTCCTCAAGTTACAGAGTTAGCATATGAGTTAAAAAAGTATGGTGTAAATCTGTCAGATAGTACTTTGCACGTAGATGATTGTGTGAATCAGTTAGTAGAAATATTGGGGGACTAG